The following coding sequences lie in one Yoonia sp. G8-12 genomic window:
- a CDS encoding tripartite tricarboxylate transporter permease — protein MEVFSSLTDGILLALMPINLMLILIGVTVGLFIGAMPGLGSVNGVAILLPITFLVPPSSAIIFLAAIYYGAMYGGAISSVTLGIPGASTAVATTFDGRPLALQGRASLALVTAALASFVGGTVATVLFTLFAPLLATLALSFGPPEIFALMLLAFATFVGLGGDDIPKTIFSICFGLVLATVGFDTISGEPRLVLFDIQGFLRGIGFIVLAIGVYGIGEMIWTIEQTRGEVTTTNPKMTAKGLVADTKEATRKGWKGTLIGSFLGFFVGVLPAAGATPGSLMSYGVAKMLSRTPHEYGNGSPDGVAAPEAANNSASTGSMLPMLTLGIPGSPTTAILLGGMVIWGLTPGPRLFIDQSEFVWGLIGSFYISNLAAVLINLAFIPLFVWMLRMPFTILAPLIFVLSIVGGFAASRSMHDLWLIVIFGLGAFFMRKFDYPLAPAVLAIVLGPIAEPTLRQSLLLSSGDPMIFFNRPIAGPITVIAIFLILLPAFKLLRRTRRVAAD, from the coding sequence ATGGAAGTTTTTTCATCTCTTACTGACGGCATTTTGCTGGCACTCATGCCGATCAATCTGATGTTGATCCTCATTGGCGTGACTGTCGGGCTCTTTATCGGCGCGATGCCCGGTTTGGGGTCGGTGAACGGCGTGGCAATCCTTTTGCCGATCACGTTTCTGGTGCCGCCCAGCTCGGCCATCATTTTTCTAGCGGCAATCTATTATGGCGCGATGTATGGCGGTGCGATTTCATCGGTCACGTTGGGTATACCCGGTGCATCAACGGCCGTGGCGACAACATTTGACGGGCGACCTTTGGCGCTTCAAGGGCGGGCCAGTCTTGCGCTTGTGACTGCGGCGTTGGCGTCATTTGTGGGTGGCACCGTCGCCACCGTACTGTTTACGCTCTTCGCCCCGCTGCTTGCGACCTTGGCGCTTTCGTTCGGGCCGCCCGAGATTTTTGCATTGATGCTGCTGGCCTTCGCGACGTTTGTCGGGCTTGGCGGCGATGATATCCCCAAGACGATCTTCTCGATCTGTTTTGGTCTGGTGCTTGCGACTGTCGGGTTTGATACGATCTCGGGCGAACCGCGGCTCGTGCTATTTGACATTCAGGGGTTCTTGCGCGGCATCGGGTTTATCGTGCTGGCTATCGGTGTTTACGGCATCGGCGAAATGATCTGGACGATTGAACAGACGCGCGGCGAAGTCACAACCACCAACCCCAAGATGACCGCAAAAGGATTGGTGGCGGACACCAAGGAAGCAACGCGTAAGGGTTGGAAAGGGACGTTGATCGGCTCGTTCCTTGGCTTTTTTGTGGGCGTTTTGCCAGCCGCAGGTGCGACGCCCGGTTCGCTCATGTCCTACGGTGTTGCCAAGATGCTCTCGCGTACCCCGCATGAATATGGCAACGGCTCACCTGACGGTGTTGCCGCGCCCGAGGCCGCCAACAATTCGGCGTCCACCGGCTCTATGCTGCCAATGCTGACACTGGGTATTCCGGGCTCGCCAACGACTGCGATCCTGCTGGGAGGGATGGTGATCTGGGGCCTTACACCGGGTCCGCGCCTTTTCATCGACCAAAGCGAATTCGTATGGGGCCTGATCGGATCTTTCTATATCTCGAACCTAGCAGCTGTTTTGATCAACCTCGCGTTTATCCCGCTGTTTGTGTGGATGCTCCGGATGCCGTTCACCATCCTTGCACCGCTGATCTTCGTGCTCTCCATTGTCGGTGGCTTTGCTGCCTCGCGCAGCATGCATGATCTGTGGTTGATTGTGATCTTCGGACTTGGGGCATTCTTCATGCGCAAGTTTGATTATCCTCTCGCCCCCGCCGTTCTGGCGATTGTGCTCGGACCGATTGCCGAACCGACTTTGCGCCAATCGTTGCTTTTGTCATCGGGCGACCCGATGATCTTCTTTAACAGGCCCATCGCAGGACCAATCACGGTGATCGCAATCTTCCTTATCCTGTTGCCTGCCTTCAAACTTCTGCGCCGCACCCGGCGGGTGGCAGCAGACTGA
- a CDS encoding Bug family tripartite tricarboxylate transporter substrate binding protein, with product MKLTKRLFLGLAVGGTLATLPISAMAQDWQPTRPIDFTIMAGPGGGADQIARFVQSVVEANDLTNRPLIPTNRGGGSGAEALLHLKDARDPDHTLMVTLNSFYTTPIRQEGLGIDIETFTPITMMGVDPFVLWVHKDSGITDFDGFLAKVREMDGEYVMGGTGAGQEDSIVIAYMSGVYDLDIKYIPYDGGGAVAKDLAGQQIMATVNNPAEAKGFYEAGDFVPLLAFSDERMDAYPDVPTIKEMGHDFSYYNQRAIVGAPGMSDEAAAYYRDVFSQVYEGEAWQNYLVSESLSPLPMDEAETRTYWATQVANHRQLLSEIDG from the coding sequence ATGAAACTCACCAAAAGGCTTTTCCTGGGGCTGGCCGTCGGCGGTACCCTTGCAACCCTTCCCATTTCGGCAATGGCGCAGGATTGGCAGCCAACCCGCCCGATTGATTTCACGATCATGGCAGGGCCCGGTGGTGGCGCAGATCAGATTGCGCGTTTCGTGCAATCCGTCGTCGAAGCGAACGATCTGACAAACCGTCCCTTGATCCCGACGAACCGCGGTGGCGGCTCTGGTGCAGAGGCACTGTTGCATCTCAAAGATGCGCGTGACCCCGATCATACGCTTATGGTCACACTGAACTCGTTCTACACGACGCCGATCCGCCAAGAGGGTCTGGGCATCGACATCGAAACCTTTACGCCGATCACAATGATGGGTGTCGATCCATTTGTACTTTGGGTTCACAAAGATAGCGGAATTACAGACTTTGACGGCTTCCTTGCGAAGGTGCGCGAGATGGACGGTGAGTATGTGATGGGCGGCACCGGTGCCGGTCAGGAAGACTCGATCGTTATTGCCTATATGTCCGGTGTCTACGACCTCGACATCAAGTACATCCCCTATGATGGCGGTGGTGCTGTGGCCAAAGACCTTGCTGGTCAGCAGATCATGGCGACCGTGAACAACCCCGCCGAAGCCAAGGGGTTCTACGAAGCGGGCGATTTTGTGCCACTTCTGGCTTTCTCGGACGAACGCATGGATGCCTACCCCGATGTGCCGACGATCAAGGAAATGGGGCATGACTTCTCTTACTACAACCAGAGGGCCATTGTCGGCGCGCCGGGTATGTCGGATGAAGCTGCAGCCTATTACCGGGACGTGTTCAGTCAGGTCTATGAAGGCGAAGCGTGGCAGAACTATCTCGTATCTGAAAGCCTGTCGCCGCTGCCGATGGATGAGGCAGAAACCCGCACCTACTGGGCAACGCAGGTTGCAAACCATCGTCAGCTTCTGTCCGAAATTGACGGTTAA
- a CDS encoding fumarylacetoacetate hydrolase family protein translates to MKWARGIKGDGTEVTGVVADEMLQPRASLGSASVTGDAIPLADLSLVAPVKPGKFLGLWNNYKAAAEKGGMEHPTHPLYFFKSDTALSGPGAEVALPAAAGRVVFEGELGIVIGKTCKNVTPEDAKDVIFGYTCINDFTSLDVLNADPSFPQWTRAKSFDGFGVVGPVIETEVDWRALTIKVLVNERERQSYPAADMILSPQQIVSCLSQDMTLNPGDLIACGTSVGARPVKPGMVVDVVIDGIGNVGVTMVASPD, encoded by the coding sequence ATGAAATGGGCACGAGGAATAAAGGGCGACGGCACGGAAGTGACGGGTGTGGTTGCAGATGAAATGCTGCAGCCACGTGCCTCCCTTGGATCAGCTTCGGTGACTGGCGACGCCATACCGCTTGCCGATCTGAGTTTGGTGGCACCCGTGAAGCCGGGCAAGTTCTTAGGTCTGTGGAACAATTACAAGGCAGCGGCCGAAAAGGGTGGAATGGAACACCCTACGCATCCCTTGTACTTTTTCAAATCAGACACAGCGCTAAGCGGTCCAGGGGCCGAGGTTGCGTTGCCCGCTGCCGCAGGACGGGTGGTGTTCGAGGGTGAGCTGGGGATCGTGATTGGCAAGACCTGTAAAAACGTAACGCCCGAGGACGCCAAGGACGTGATTTTCGGGTACACCTGTATCAATGATTTCACATCGCTTGACGTATTGAATGCGGACCCGTCCTTTCCGCAATGGACGCGGGCAAAAAGCTTCGATGGCTTTGGTGTCGTAGGTCCAGTCATTGAGACTGAGGTCGACTGGCGCGCTCTGACGATCAAAGTTCTTGTAAATGAGAGAGAGCGTCAGTCTTATCCGGCCGCCGACATGATCCTTTCGCCCCAGCAGATCGTCAGTTGCCTGTCGCAGGATATGACGCTCAACCCAGGTGATCTTATTGCGTGCGGTACGTCCGTGGGGGCCCGTCCGGTCAAGCCGGGCATGGTGGTTGATGTCGTGATTGACGGGATTGGCAACGTCGGTGTGACTATGGTGGCCTCACCCGATTAA
- a CDS encoding ATP-dependent zinc protease family protein, which produces MTQMIDKQHASKAERPILIIGWMEYVDLPDLGLLNIKAKIDTGARTSALHATDIETFKKDEDDWVRFTTHAAGDGKDITIESPIHSSRSIKNTSGVWEERIIIRTKFRLAQRLWTIDLSLAERTNMTFGLIVGRTALKNHSIAVHTRRALLTQKRPG; this is translated from the coding sequence ATGACCCAGATGATAGATAAACAGCACGCATCGAAAGCGGAACGGCCGATCTTGATCATCGGGTGGATGGAGTATGTCGATCTGCCTGACCTTGGCTTGCTGAACATCAAGGCCAAGATTGATACAGGCGCGCGGACGTCGGCGCTTCATGCCACTGATATTGAGACGTTCAAGAAGGATGAGGATGACTGGGTGCGCTTTACCACCCACGCAGCGGGAGATGGAAAGGACATCACCATCGAAAGCCCAATCCACTCATCCCGCAGCATCAAAAATACCAGTGGCGTGTGGGAAGAGCGCATTATCATTCGCACCAAATTCCGCTTGGCTCAACGGTTATGGACAATCGACTTGTCGCTGGCCGAGCGCACAAATATGACATTTGGCCTGATTGTGGGACGCACGGCTTTGAAGAACCATTCCATCGCAGTGCATACGCGCCGCGCCTTACTGACGCAGAAAAGACCGGGTTAA
- a CDS encoding succinylglutamate desuccinylase/aspartoacylase family protein, translating to MRKRPDFLIGTAIVPAGTRRTVNLPVSVLSDHTPVSMSAHIIHGRLDGPTIFVSAGIHGDEVIGVEIVRRLLRSPSMGTVKGTLIVVPIVNTYGFLNHSRYLPDRRDLNRMFPGTETGSLASRLAHIFMTEIVARCDLGIDLHSAAIHRTNYPQIRVSPENPEMRDLANVFGAPIIMQSPVRDGSLRGAAKDLGIDVLLFEAGEGLRFDEFSVRAGVAGILRVLRYKGMVAGKGIAKAKTQPQFCPSSKWLRAPIGGLLRTFKADGDLVRKDDVMASVSDPFGEQEEELLAPFDGIIVGRAVMPIVNEGDAIFHLARVNSVEKVEGKVDDLSAQLSDDPMFDEDEII from the coding sequence GTGCGCAAACGCCCTGACTTTCTTATCGGAACGGCCATCGTTCCGGCAGGTACCCGACGGACGGTGAACCTGCCGGTGAGTGTCTTGTCTGATCATACGCCTGTGTCGATGTCAGCGCATATTATCCATGGCCGTCTTGACGGGCCGACCATTTTTGTCAGCGCGGGGATTCACGGAGACGAGGTGATCGGGGTTGAAATTGTTCGCCGTTTGCTGCGGTCGCCCAGCATGGGAACCGTCAAGGGGACGTTGATCGTTGTTCCTATTGTGAATACCTACGGGTTCCTGAACCACTCGCGTTATCTGCCGGATCGGCGCGACCTGAACCGCATGTTTCCGGGTACCGAGACAGGGTCGCTGGCGTCGCGGCTTGCGCATATCTTCATGACCGAGATTGTCGCAAGATGTGATCTTGGGATAGATCTACACTCAGCAGCCATTCACCGGACAAATTACCCTCAAATCCGGGTTTCACCTGAAAACCCTGAAATGCGCGACCTTGCCAACGTGTTTGGCGCCCCGATCATCATGCAATCCCCTGTTCGCGACGGTTCATTGCGGGGGGCTGCGAAAGATCTGGGGATAGATGTTTTGCTGTTTGAAGCTGGGGAAGGCCTGCGGTTTGACGAGTTTTCGGTCAGGGCGGGGGTCGCCGGCATACTACGTGTTTTGCGCTACAAGGGCATGGTTGCTGGAAAAGGTATCGCGAAGGCCAAAACACAACCGCAATTCTGCCCTTCCAGCAAATGGTTACGTGCGCCGATCGGTGGATTGCTGCGGACGTTCAAGGCCGATGGTGATCTTGTCCGTAAGGATGATGTTATGGCATCTGTCTCTGACCCTTTCGGAGAGCAAGAAGAGGAATTACTCGCTCCCTTCGATGGCATCATTGTTGGACGGGCTGTCATGCCCATTGTCAACGAAGGCGACGCCATCTTTCATTTAGCCCGCGTCAATTCCGTCGAAAAGGTGGAAGGCAAAGTCGATGATCTGAGCGCGCAGTTAAGTGACGATCCGATGTTTGATGAGGATGAAATTATATAG
- the rimK gene encoding 30S ribosomal protein S6--L-glutamate ligase produces the protein MKIAMLARNANLYSHKRLKEAAEERGHTLDIINTLRCYMNIASRRPEVFYNGEKLVGYDAVIPRIGASVTFYGMAVLRQFEMQGVYPLNESVGIGRSRDKLRSMQLLARDGIGLPVTTFAHDPKQTEEVLKLAGGAPIVIKLLEGTQGIGVVLADTNRSAKSVVEAFRGAGVNILLQEFIKEAGGTDIRAIVVGGKVVAAMKRTGAEGDFRSNLHRGGSAEVIKLSPEERSTAVRSAKAMGLNVCGVDMLRANHGPVVMEVNSSPGLEGVEKATGLDIAGKIIEYIEKNAKPNATKTKGKG, from the coding sequence ATGAAAATCGCGATGTTGGCACGAAATGCAAATCTCTATTCACACAAGCGGCTAAAGGAAGCTGCCGAAGAGCGCGGACACACGCTCGATATTATCAACACCTTGCGTTGTTATATGAACATTGCATCACGCCGTCCGGAAGTTTTTTACAACGGTGAAAAGCTGGTCGGCTATGATGCTGTCATTCCACGCATTGGCGCGTCTGTTACGTTCTATGGTATGGCGGTGTTGCGCCAGTTCGAGATGCAGGGCGTTTATCCGCTGAACGAAAGCGTGGGAATTGGTCGGTCGCGTGACAAGCTGCGGTCTATGCAATTGTTGGCGCGCGACGGTATTGGTCTTCCAGTGACAACATTCGCCCACGACCCCAAGCAAACCGAAGAAGTTTTGAAGCTGGCGGGCGGCGCGCCCATCGTGATCAAGCTGTTGGAGGGCACCCAAGGCATTGGTGTCGTGCTTGCAGACACAAACCGGTCTGCAAAATCTGTGGTCGAGGCATTCCGTGGCGCTGGCGTGAACATTCTACTACAGGAATTCATCAAAGAAGCCGGAGGCACAGATATCCGTGCGATTGTTGTCGGGGGCAAGGTGGTTGCGGCGATGAAACGGACCGGAGCCGAGGGTGATTTCCGTTCGAACTTGCACCGTGGCGGGTCGGCTGAAGTGATCAAACTCTCACCTGAAGAACGGTCAACGGCTGTTCGGTCAGCTAAAGCAATGGGACTGAATGTCTGTGGTGTTGATATGCTGCGTGCCAATCACGGACCTGTGGTGATGGAGGTTAACTCATCGCCCGGTTTGGAAGGGGTGGAAAAGGCAACCGGCCTTGATATTGCGGGCAAGATTATCGAATACATCGAAAAGAATGCCAAACCGAACGCAACCAAAACAAAAGGTAAGGGCTAG
- a CDS encoding universal stress protein: MGGLLRTSRHHGRDRSLWGKDPATELLKTCENIGASLLVIGAYSHSHETEMLFGGNTERIVDKTEMPILMAH, translated from the coding sequence ATTGGTGGCCTACTACGCACTTCGCGGCATCACGGCCGAGATCGTTCGCTTTGGGGGAAAGACCCTGCGACCGAGCTGCTCAAGACCTGCGAAAACATTGGTGCGAGCCTGTTGGTCATCGGAGCTTATAGCCACAGCCACGAGACAGAGATGCTCTTTGGGGGGAACACCGAGCGCATCGTCGACAAAACAGAAATGCCGATCCTGATGGCCCATTGA
- a CDS encoding tripartite tricarboxylate transporter TctB family protein produces MRQGEISLAGFLALFSLYLMWKSTELPIGYIRGQGPGGGFWPFWLSAGMLLSCFAIAWNWWRGKSPASVSDEPLLDRSGWRTVILVGGGVVGFVALISVVSMYGAVGLFLVYYMRFLGRHSWLLTLLMAIGLPIALFFFFEGAMQISMPQGLPFTQPFFDVMYDIIY; encoded by the coding sequence ATGCGCCAAGGTGAGATATCGCTCGCAGGGTTTCTTGCCCTCTTTTCTCTCTATCTGATGTGGAAGAGCACAGAACTTCCCATCGGCTATATTCGCGGCCAAGGGCCGGGTGGTGGTTTTTGGCCATTCTGGTTGTCCGCGGGTATGCTTTTGAGCTGCTTTGCCATCGCCTGGAACTGGTGGCGCGGCAAAAGTCCGGCATCAGTATCGGATGAACCGCTTTTGGACAGGTCTGGATGGCGCACTGTCATCCTTGTCGGCGGCGGGGTTGTTGGATTTGTTGCACTGATCTCGGTGGTGTCGATGTACGGCGCGGTTGGGCTTTTTCTTGTCTACTACATGCGCTTTCTAGGCAGGCACTCGTGGCTGCTGACGCTGCTGATGGCAATTGGCCTGCCCATTGCGCTGTTCTTCTTTTTCGAAGGTGCGATGCAGATCTCGATGCCGCAGGGCCTGCCGTTCACCCAGCCATTCTTCGATGTGATGTACGACATCATTTACTGA